The following are encoded together in the Paenibacillus antri genome:
- a CDS encoding glycoside hydrolase family 172 protein: protein MPGPLANIMQLQNKVKTKRISSYDRTGGNKDFIRLAPGETVELASIEGAGIVKHIWMTLNTQDKFIRRNAVLRMYWDGEEEPSVLSPLGDFFGQGWGEEYNFASLPLAAAPHQGRALNCYFPMPFGAGARITLENDSESELASLYYYIDYERHESIPDSLGRFHAWWNRELTEVRPEEGETEWGVVAPQGNNATDRHNYVFADIEGKGHFVGLNYYVDSPGPMWYGEGDDMWLIDGEDWPGSLHGTGTEDFFNSSWCPNEVYSHPYFGYARVPDKLGWMGRTHCYRFLLEDPVYFDKSLRASIEHGHDNSLTLDLATVAYWYQAEPHKPFPAIANREGRANMKPIGFMDVHRWRHAWRQSMGGGATLWGDETKTEKKE from the coding sequence TTGGCGCCGGGCGAGACGGTCGAGCTGGCGTCGATCGAGGGAGCCGGCATCGTCAAGCATATATGGATGACGCTGAACACGCAGGACAAGTTCATCCGCCGAAACGCGGTTCTCCGCATGTATTGGGACGGCGAAGAAGAGCCGAGCGTCCTGTCGCCGTTAGGCGACTTTTTCGGACAAGGCTGGGGGGAAGAATACAACTTCGCTTCGCTGCCGCTCGCCGCGGCGCCGCATCAGGGCAGGGCGTTGAACTGTTACTTCCCGATGCCGTTCGGCGCCGGCGCGCGCATTACGTTGGAGAACGATTCGGAATCGGAGCTTGCGAGCTTGTATTATTACATCGATTACGAGCGGCACGAGAGCATTCCCGATTCGCTCGGCCGATTCCACGCATGGTGGAACCGGGAGCTGACCGAGGTGCGCCCGGAGGAAGGCGAGACGGAGTGGGGCGTAGTGGCGCCGCAAGGGAATAACGCAACGGACAGGCATAATTACGTCTTCGCGGACATCGAAGGGAAGGGGCATTTCGTCGGCTTGAACTATTACGTCGACAGCCCGGGCCCGATGTGGTACGGGGAAGGAGACGACATGTGGCTGATCGACGGCGAGGACTGGCCGGGCTCGTTGCACGGCACCGGGACGGAGGATTTCTTCAACAGCTCGTGGTGCCCGAACGAGGTGTATTCGCACCCGTATTTCGGCTACGCGCGCGTCCCCGACAAGCTCGGGTGGATGGGGCGGACGCATTGTTACCGGTTCCTGCTCGAAGACCCCGTTTACTTCGACAAGTCGCTGCGCGCGAGCATCGAGCACGGACACGACAACAGCCTGACGTTGGACCTCGCGACGGTCGCGTATTGGTACCAAGCGGAGCCGCACAAGCCGTTCCCGGCGATCGCGAACCGCGAAGGGCGGGCGAACATGAAGCCGATCGGCTTCATGGACGTTCACCGGTGGCGCCACGCTTGGAGGCAGTCGATGGGCGGCGGCGCGACGTTATGGGGCGACGAAACGAAGACGGAGAAGAAGGAATAG